The following are from one region of the Macaca thibetana thibetana isolate TM-01 chromosome 2, ASM2454274v1, whole genome shotgun sequence genome:
- the CSPG5 gene encoding chondroitin sulfate proteoglycan 5 isoform X1 → MGRAGGGGPGRGPPPLLLLLGAALVLASGAVPAREAGSAVEAEELVKGRPAWEPRANDTREEAGPPAAGEDEASWTAPGGELAGPEEVLQATGTAWLEADNPGLGGVTSEAGSGDAQALPATLQAPHEVLGQSVMPPAIPEATEASGPPSPTPGDNLSPASELPKESPLEVWLNLGGSTPDPQGPEPTYPFQGTLEPQPASDIIDIDYFQGLDGEGRGADLGSFPGSPGTSENHPDTEGETPSWSLLDLYDDFTPFDESDFYPTTSFYDDLDEEEEEEEDDKDAVGGGDLEDENELLVPTGKPGLGPGTGQPNSRWHAVPPQHTLGSVPGSSIALRPRPGEPGRDLASSENGTECRSGFVRHNGSCRSVCDLFPSYCHNGGQCYLVENIGAFCRCNTQDYIWHKGMRCESIITDFQVMCVAVGSAALVLLLLFMMTVFFAKKLYLLKTENTKLRRTNKFRTPAELHNDNFSLSTIAEGSHPNVRKLCNTPRTSSPHARALAHYDNVICQDDPSAPHKIQEALKSCLKEEESFNIQNSMSPKLEGGKGDQADLDVNCLQNNLT, encoded by the exons ATGGGGCGAGCCGGGGGCGGGGGCCCGGGCCGGGGGCCGCCgccactgctgctgcttctggggGCCGCGCTGGTCCTGGCCTCTGGGGCCGTGCCGG CGCGTGAGGCGGGCAGCGCGGTCGAGGCCGAAGAGCTGGTGAAGGGCAGGCCGGCGTGGGAGCCGCGTGCCAACGACACGCGGGAAGAAGCCGGCCCACCAGCGGCTGGGGAAGATGAGGCGTCGTGGACCGCGCCTGGCGGCGAGCTGGCCGGGCCAGAGGAGGTGCTGCAGGCGACCGGCACCGCCTGGCTGGAGGCTGACAACCCAGGCCTGGGAGGAGTGACCTCAGAGGCGGGTAGTGGCGATGCCCAGGCCCTTCCAGCTACACTCCAGGCTCCCCACGAGGTCCTCGGGCAGTCAGTCATGCCCCCTGCCATTCCTGAGGCTACAGAAGCCAGCGGgccaccctcccccacccctggcGACAACCTGAGCCCAGCTTCTGAACTCCCCAAGGAGAGCCCCTTGGAGGTTTGGCTGAACCTGGGGGGCAGCACACCCGACCCTCAAGGGCCAGAGCCGACTTACCCCTTTCAGGGCACCCTGGAGCCCCAACCGGCATCAGATATCATTGACATCGACTACTTCCAAGGATTGGATGGTGAGGGTCGTGGCGCAGACCTGGGGAGCTTCCCAGGGTCACCAGGAACCTCAGAGAACCACCCTGATACTGAGGGAGAGACCCCTTCCTGGAGCCTGCTTGACTTATACGATGATTTCACCCCCTTTGATGAATCTGATTTCTACCCCACCACATCCTTTTACGATGACttggatgaagaggaggaggaggaggaggatgacaaAGATGCAGTAGGAGGTGGAGACCTAGAAGATGAAAATGAGCTTCTAGTGCCCACTGGGAAGCCCGGTCTGGGGCCCGGGACAGGCCAGCCCAACAGTCGATGGCATGCTGTCCCTCCACAGCACACTCTGGGGTCGGTCCCCGGCAGCAGCATCGCCCTCAGGCCCCGCCCAGGAGAGCCAGGCAGGGACCTGGCCTCCAGTGAAAATGGCACTGAGTGCCGCAGTGGCTTTGTGCGGCATAACGGCTCCTGCCGGTCAGTGTGCGACCTCTTCCCAAGTTACTGTCACAATGGCGGCCAGTGCTACCTGGTGGAGAACATAGGGGCCTTCTGCAG GTGCAACACACAGGACTACATCTGGCACAAGGGGATGCGCTGCGAGTCCATCATCACCGACTTCCAGGTGATGTGCGTGGCCGTGGGCTCAGCTGCCCTCGTCCTGCTCCTGCTCTTCATGATGACGGTGTTCTTCGCCAAGAAGCTCTACCTTCTCAAGACGGAGAACACCAAGCTGCGTAGGACCAA CAAATTCCGGACCCCAGCTGAACTCCACAATGATAACTTCTCCCTCTCCACCATTGCCGAGGGCTCTCACCCAAATGTAAGGAAACTTTGCAACACTCCCCGTACCTCCTCCCCCCATGCCCGTGCCTTGGCTCACTATGATAACGTTATCTGTCAG GATGATCCTAGTGCTCCCCACAAAATCCAGGAGGCTCTCAAATCCTGCCTGAAAGAGGAGGAGTCATTTAACATCCAGAACTCCATGTCGCCCAAACTTGAGGGTGGCAAAGGTGACCAGGCTGACTTGGATGTGAACTGTCTTCAGAATAATTTAACCTAA
- the CSPG5 gene encoding chondroitin sulfate proteoglycan 5 isoform X3 has protein sequence MPPAIPEATEASGPPSPTPGDNLSPASELPKESPLEVWLNLGGSTPDPQGPEPTYPFQGTLEPQPASDIIDIDYFQGLDGEGRGADLGSFPGSPGTSENHPDTEGETPSWSLLDLYDDFTPFDESDFYPTTSFYDDLDEEEEEEEDDKDAVGGGDLEDENELLVPTGKPGLGPGTGQPNSRWHAVPPQHTLGSVPGSSIALRPRPGEPGRDLASSENGTECRSGFVRHNGSCRSVCDLFPSYCHNGGQCYLVENIGAFCRCNTQDYIWHKGMRCESIITDFQVMCVAVGSAALVLLLLFMMTVFFAKKLYLLKTENTKLRRTNKFRTPAELHNDNFSLSTIAEGSHPNVRKLCNTPRTSSPHARALAHYDNVICQDDPSAPHKIQEALKSCLKEEESFNIQNSMSPKLEGGKGDQADLDVNCLQNNLT, from the exons ATGCCCCCTGCCATTCCTGAGGCTACAGAAGCCAGCGGgccaccctcccccacccctggcGACAACCTGAGCCCAGCTTCTGAACTCCCCAAGGAGAGCCCCTTGGAGGTTTGGCTGAACCTGGGGGGCAGCACACCCGACCCTCAAGGGCCAGAGCCGACTTACCCCTTTCAGGGCACCCTGGAGCCCCAACCGGCATCAGATATCATTGACATCGACTACTTCCAAGGATTGGATGGTGAGGGTCGTGGCGCAGACCTGGGGAGCTTCCCAGGGTCACCAGGAACCTCAGAGAACCACCCTGATACTGAGGGAGAGACCCCTTCCTGGAGCCTGCTTGACTTATACGATGATTTCACCCCCTTTGATGAATCTGATTTCTACCCCACCACATCCTTTTACGATGACttggatgaagaggaggaggaggaggaggatgacaaAGATGCAGTAGGAGGTGGAGACCTAGAAGATGAAAATGAGCTTCTAGTGCCCACTGGGAAGCCCGGTCTGGGGCCCGGGACAGGCCAGCCCAACAGTCGATGGCATGCTGTCCCTCCACAGCACACTCTGGGGTCGGTCCCCGGCAGCAGCATCGCCCTCAGGCCCCGCCCAGGAGAGCCAGGCAGGGACCTGGCCTCCAGTGAAAATGGCACTGAGTGCCGCAGTGGCTTTGTGCGGCATAACGGCTCCTGCCGGTCAGTGTGCGACCTCTTCCCAAGTTACTGTCACAATGGCGGCCAGTGCTACCTGGTGGAGAACATAGGGGCCTTCTGCAG GTGCAACACACAGGACTACATCTGGCACAAGGGGATGCGCTGCGAGTCCATCATCACCGACTTCCAGGTGATGTGCGTGGCCGTGGGCTCAGCTGCCCTCGTCCTGCTCCTGCTCTTCATGATGACGGTGTTCTTCGCCAAGAAGCTCTACCTTCTCAAGACGGAGAACACCAAGCTGCGTAGGACCAA CAAATTCCGGACCCCAGCTGAACTCCACAATGATAACTTCTCCCTCTCCACCATTGCCGAGGGCTCTCACCCAAATGTAAGGAAACTTTGCAACACTCCCCGTACCTCCTCCCCCCATGCCCGTGCCTTGGCTCACTATGATAACGTTATCTGTCAG GATGATCCTAGTGCTCCCCACAAAATCCAGGAGGCTCTCAAATCCTGCCTGAAAGAGGAGGAGTCATTTAACATCCAGAACTCCATGTCGCCCAAACTTGAGGGTGGCAAAGGTGACCAGGCTGACTTGGATGTGAACTGTCTTCAGAATAATTTAACCTAA
- the CSPG5 gene encoding chondroitin sulfate proteoglycan 5 isoform X2, whose product MGRAGGGGPGRGPPPLLLLLGAALVLASGAVPAREAGSAVEAEELVKGRPAWEPRANDTREEAGPPAAGEDEASWTAPGGELAGPEEVLQATGTAWLEADNPGLGGVTSEAGSGDAQALPATLQAPHEVLGQSVMPPAIPEATEASGPPSPTPGDNLSPASELPKESPLEVWLNLGGSTPDPQGPEPTYPFQGTLEPQPASDIIDIDYFQGLDGEGRGADLGSFPGSPGTSENHPDTEGETPSWSLLDLYDDFTPFDESDFYPTTSFYDDLDEEEEEEEDDKDAVGGGDLEDENELLVPTGKPGLGPGTGQPNSRWHAVPPQHTLGSVPGSSIALRPRPGEPGRDLASSENGTECRSGFVRHNGSCRSVCDLFPSYCHNGGQCYLVENIGAFCRCNTQDYIWHKGMRCESIITDFQVMCVAVGSAALVLLLLFMMTVFFAKKLYLLKTENTKLRRTNKFRTPAELHNDNFSLSTIAEGSHPNDDPSAPHKIQEALKSCLKEEESFNIQNSMSPKLEGGKGDQADLDVNCLQNNLT is encoded by the exons ATGGGGCGAGCCGGGGGCGGGGGCCCGGGCCGGGGGCCGCCgccactgctgctgcttctggggGCCGCGCTGGTCCTGGCCTCTGGGGCCGTGCCGG CGCGTGAGGCGGGCAGCGCGGTCGAGGCCGAAGAGCTGGTGAAGGGCAGGCCGGCGTGGGAGCCGCGTGCCAACGACACGCGGGAAGAAGCCGGCCCACCAGCGGCTGGGGAAGATGAGGCGTCGTGGACCGCGCCTGGCGGCGAGCTGGCCGGGCCAGAGGAGGTGCTGCAGGCGACCGGCACCGCCTGGCTGGAGGCTGACAACCCAGGCCTGGGAGGAGTGACCTCAGAGGCGGGTAGTGGCGATGCCCAGGCCCTTCCAGCTACACTCCAGGCTCCCCACGAGGTCCTCGGGCAGTCAGTCATGCCCCCTGCCATTCCTGAGGCTACAGAAGCCAGCGGgccaccctcccccacccctggcGACAACCTGAGCCCAGCTTCTGAACTCCCCAAGGAGAGCCCCTTGGAGGTTTGGCTGAACCTGGGGGGCAGCACACCCGACCCTCAAGGGCCAGAGCCGACTTACCCCTTTCAGGGCACCCTGGAGCCCCAACCGGCATCAGATATCATTGACATCGACTACTTCCAAGGATTGGATGGTGAGGGTCGTGGCGCAGACCTGGGGAGCTTCCCAGGGTCACCAGGAACCTCAGAGAACCACCCTGATACTGAGGGAGAGACCCCTTCCTGGAGCCTGCTTGACTTATACGATGATTTCACCCCCTTTGATGAATCTGATTTCTACCCCACCACATCCTTTTACGATGACttggatgaagaggaggaggaggaggaggatgacaaAGATGCAGTAGGAGGTGGAGACCTAGAAGATGAAAATGAGCTTCTAGTGCCCACTGGGAAGCCCGGTCTGGGGCCCGGGACAGGCCAGCCCAACAGTCGATGGCATGCTGTCCCTCCACAGCACACTCTGGGGTCGGTCCCCGGCAGCAGCATCGCCCTCAGGCCCCGCCCAGGAGAGCCAGGCAGGGACCTGGCCTCCAGTGAAAATGGCACTGAGTGCCGCAGTGGCTTTGTGCGGCATAACGGCTCCTGCCGGTCAGTGTGCGACCTCTTCCCAAGTTACTGTCACAATGGCGGCCAGTGCTACCTGGTGGAGAACATAGGGGCCTTCTGCAG GTGCAACACACAGGACTACATCTGGCACAAGGGGATGCGCTGCGAGTCCATCATCACCGACTTCCAGGTGATGTGCGTGGCCGTGGGCTCAGCTGCCCTCGTCCTGCTCCTGCTCTTCATGATGACGGTGTTCTTCGCCAAGAAGCTCTACCTTCTCAAGACGGAGAACACCAAGCTGCGTAGGACCAA CAAATTCCGGACCCCAGCTGAACTCCACAATGATAACTTCTCCCTCTCCACCATTGCCGAGGGCTCTCACCCAAAT GATGATCCTAGTGCTCCCCACAAAATCCAGGAGGCTCTCAAATCCTGCCTGAAAGAGGAGGAGTCATTTAACATCCAGAACTCCATGTCGCCCAAACTTGAGGGTGGCAAAGGTGACCAGGCTGACTTGGATGTGAACTGTCTTCAGAATAATTTAACCTAA